In Kryptolebias marmoratus isolate JLee-2015 linkage group LG4, ASM164957v2, whole genome shotgun sequence, the following proteins share a genomic window:
- the tusc2a gene encoding tumor suppressor 2, mitochondrial calcium regulator a — protein MGGSGSKVKGVWPFSGGGGDSGSDGNEQTLARLKCSKSATPFVFTRRSSLYYDEDGDLAHEFYEETVVTKNGRKKSKLRRIQKNLIPQGVVKLDHPCIHVDFPIVLCEV, from the exons ATGGGAGGAAGCGGATCCAAAGTCAAAGGCGTCTGGCCTTTCTCAGGCGGCGGAGGCGATTCAGGAAGCGATGGAAACGAGCAAACGTTGGCCCGCCTGAAATGTTCCAAGAGTGCAACGCCGTTTGTTTTCACAAGGAGGAG CTCCCTGTACTACGACGAGGACGGCGACCTCGCCCACGAGTTCTACGAGGAAACGGTGGTGACGAAAAATGGCAGGAAGAAGTCCAAGCTGAGGAGGATCCAGAAGAATCTGATTCCCCAG GGAGTTGTGAAGCTGGATCACCCCTGCATTCATGTGGATTTCCCCATCGTCCTCTGCGAAGTGTGA
- the hyal2a gene encoding hyaluronidase-2 — MEHPGSGLAFQSERDTSDNIAGGKFTSPRCGDRGKSGSRASTRQHAHSCLYEFIPPHFSYTEELLVRKKKTRTKLLVSAFPFFSSFSWECFLSLPGKSSEGQSFLSTSEDMLYWTLSEWRILLLFAPLWDGLCASGVKPTRWPLYSQKPLLLAWNIPTQECGPWHKVSLELDQFQIVASPNEGFVRQNLTMFYKDRLGFYPYFEQDETPIHGGLPQVASLSQHLEKMRQSVAKYIPDQQAVGLAVIDWEEWRPVWIRNWGPKYIYRSRSVELVRQKNPTWPAEQLTKVAQQEYEMSAKNFMLGTLKNAKHLRPHQLWGFYLFPDCYNHNYLQSLVSYTGRCPDPEESRNEQLKWLWNESTALFPSVYMGTVLRSSASGCQFVRNRVKEGMRLASSGDGLARPVFVYTRPTYTDSLQQLTETDLVSTIGESVALGAAGIILWGDAAYNKTTCSDLDVYLRGTLGQYLLNVSTAAELCSQTLCGSHGRCLRKNPDSDAYLHLSPLTHSFQRPNGKLTVSGELGEEDEARFRADFQCQCYSGFLGEDCGEKDPQHQTGTAARAGTSALQCVALLLTFVLLSFT, encoded by the exons ATGGAACATCCTGGAAGCGGTTTGGCTTTTCAGAGTGAACGGGATACAAGTGACAACATCGCGGGGGGTAAGTTCACTTCTCCCCGCTGTGGTGACCGTGGGAAGTCCGGGAGCCGAGCGAGCACGAGACAACACGCTCACTCGTGCCTTTATGAGTTCATCCCACCACACTTTTCCTACACAGAGGAATTGCTTgttcggaaaaaaaaaacgcgcACAAAGTTGCTGGTTTCTgcctttccctttttttcttcttttagttggGAATGCTTCCTCAGTCTGCCAGGAAAG AGCAGCGAGGGACAGTCTTTTCTGTCCACATCTGAAGACATGTTGTATTGGACCCTGTCTGAATGGAGAATCCTGCTCCTCTTCGCTCCGCTGTGGGATGGCCTCTGCGCTTCGGGAGTGAAACCCACAAGATGGCCGCTGTACTCCCAAAAGCCTCTGCTTCTGGCTTGGAATATCCCCACTCAGGAATGTGGCCCATGGCACAAGGTATccttggagctggaccagttccaGATCGTGGCCAGTCCAAATGAGGGCTTTGTCAGACAGAATCTGACCATGTTCTACAAGGACCGCTTGGGTTTTTACCCCTACTTTGAGCAGGATGAAACTCCGATACACGGGGGGCTCCCTCAGGTGGCCAGCCTCTCCCAGCACCTGGAGAAAATGCGGCAAAGCGTCGCAAAGTATATTCCTGACCAGCAGGCGGTGGGGTTAGCGGTTATTGACTGGGAGGAGTGGCGTCCCGTCTGGATACGCAACTGGGGACCCAAATACATTTATCGCAGTCGCTCTGTTGAGCTGGTGCGCCAGAAGAACCCAACCTGGCCCGCCGAACAGCTGACCAAGGTGGCCCAGCAGGAGTACGAGATGTCTGCCAAGAATTTCATGCTGGGCACGCTCAAAAACGCCAAGCACCTGAGACCCCACCAGCTGTGGGGGTTTTACCTGTTCCCCGACTGCTACAACCACAACTACCTGCAGTCTCTGGTGAGCTACACGGGCCGGTGTCCTGATCCGGAGGAGTCCCGGAACGAGCAGCTGAAGTGGCTGTGGAACGAAAGCACGGCCCTCTTCCCGTCCGTCTACATGGGCACCGTGCTGCGTTCCTCGGCCTCCGGATGTCAGTTTGTGCGGAACCGCGTGAAAGAAGGGATGCGTTTGGCCTCGTCGGGCGACGGCCTGGCACGTCCTGTCTTTGTCTACACCCGGCCCACCTACACCGActccctgcagcagctgacagag ACTGACCTTGTCTCCACCATCGGGGAGAGCGTGGCTCTGGGAGCGGCCGGGATAATCCTGTGGGGAGACGCCGCGTACAATAAA aCCACCTGCTCTGATCTGGATGTTTACCTTCGGGGCACACTGGGTCAATACCTCCTCAACGTCTCCACGGCAGCAGAGCTGTGCAGCCAGACCTTGTGCGGTTCTCACGGCCGCTGTCTGCGCAAAAATCCAGACAGTGACGCTTACCTGCACCTCAGTCCCCTCACCCACAGCTTTCAGAGGCCGAACGGCAAGCTGACAGTCAGCGGTGAGCTCGGCGAGGAGGACGAGGCGCGTTTCCGCGCGGACTTCCAGTGCCAGTGTTACAGCGGCTTTCTGGGCGAGGACTGCGGCGAGAAAGACCCTCAGCACCAAACAGGGACGGCCGCTCGAGCCGGGACGTCAGCTCTGCAGTGCGTTGCCTTACTGCTCACGTTTGTGCTCCTGTCTTTCACATAG
- the hyal1 gene encoding hyaluronidase-1 isoform X2, translated as MWSFHPKMLFLLNLIGLISGLRAASTFSHFPFLTLWNAPTEICSSQYGVDLDLGMFNIIQNQNQTFMGENITILYADKLGLYPRYSDKGVAMNGGVPQNSSLDKHLRVARENITTFIPKRDFQGLGVVDWESWRPVWERNWDKKQVYWEGSKALVKSKHPDWSPAQVQAAARAEFQQSGRKFMEETLKLGQEMRPNGLWGFYGFPNCYNYYSNKSRNYTGECPAVELKRNDELSWLWNVSSALYPDIYLSLELRGLGREVLLYVHHRILEAMRASAQVTPQELPIFPYARIVYTYSLEFLTQEHLVYTIGESAAVGSAGVVLWGDNTFSKSKASCEAVKSYIDETLGPYLVNVTSAAVLCSQTMCSSQGRCHRKDPESRSYLHLDPAEWKVASEEKPGGRRNYRVSALSDGLKVQLTKSAFQCRCYPGWGGKDCSKPTERR; from the exons ATGTGGTCTTTTCATCCCAAGATGCTGTTCCTCTTAAATCTGATCGGCCTCATTTCTGGGCTTCGGGCTGCATCAACCTTCTCCCACTTTCCTTTCCTCACCCTGTGGAACGCCCCCACTGAGATCTGCTCTTCTCAGTACGGCGTGGACCTTGACTTGGGGATGTTCAACAtcatccagaaccagaaccaaacctTTATGGGTGAAAATATTACCATCCTGTACGCTGATAAGCTCGGTCTCTACCCGAGATACTCGGACAAGGGGGTGGCTATGAATGGAGGGGTTCCACAGAACAGCAGCCTCGATAAACACCTCAGGGTTGCACGAGAAAATATCACCACCTTTATCCCTAAAAGGGATTTCCAGGGCCTGGGTGTTGTGGACTGGGAGAGTTGGAGACCTGTGTGGGAGAGAAACTGGGACAAGAAACAGGTGTACTGGGAGGGTTCGAAAGCACTGGTGAAGTCCAAACATCCAGACTGGAGTCCTGCTCAGGTACAAGCCGCTGCACGAGCAGAGTTCCAGCAGTCGGGGAGAAAATTCATGGAGGAAACTTTAAAACTGGGGCAGGAGATGAGGCCAAACGGTTTGTGGGGCTTTTACGGGTTTCCCAACTGCTACAACTATTAcagcaacaaaagcagaaactaCACCGGGGAGTGTCCCGCCGTGGAGCTCAAGAGGAACGATGAGCTGTCGTGGCTGTGGAACGTCTCCTCCGCTCTGTATCCTGACATCTACCTCAGCCTGGAGCTCCGAGGCCTCGGCAGAGAAGTGCTCCTCTACGTTCACCACCGCATCCTGGAGGCCATGAGGGCCTCGGCTCAGGTGACCCCGCAGGAGCTGCCCATCTTCCCCTACGCTCGCATCGTCTACACCTACTCACTGGAGTTCCTCACGCAG GAACATCTGGTTTACACGATCGGAGAGAGCGCTGCTGTCGGATCTGCGGGGGTGGTGCTCTGGGGTGACAATACTTTCTCTAAATCTAAG GCTTCCTGTGAGGCAGTCAAATCCTACATCGACGAGACTTTAGGTCCTTATCTGGTCAATGTGACGTCGGCTGCGGTTCTCTGCAGTCAGACCATGTGCTCCTCTCAGGGACGGTGCCACAGGAAGGACCCGGAGTCCCGGTCCTACCTCCACCTTGACCCCGCTGAGTGGAAGGTGGCGTCTGAGGAGAAACCAGGAGGAAGGAGAAACTACAGGGTTTCAGCGCTGAGCGACGGGCTCAAAGTTCAGCTCACGAAGTCTGCGTTTCAGTGCAGGTGTTACCCCGGGTGGGGCGGTAAGGACTGCTCCAAGCCCACTGAGAGacgttaa
- the hyal1 gene encoding hyaluronidase-1 isoform X1 produces the protein MWSFHPKMLFLLNLIGLISGLRAASTFSHFPFLTLWNAPTEICSSQYGVDLDLGMFNIIQNQNQTFMGENITILYADKLGLYPRYSDKGVAMNGGVPQNSSLDKHLRVARENITTFIPKRDFQGLGVVDWESWRPVWERNWDKKQVYWEGSKALVKSKHPDWSPAQVQAAARAEFQQSGRKFMEETLKLGQEMRPNGLWGFYGFPNCYNYYSNKSRNYTGECPAVELKRNDELSWLWNVSSALYPDIYLSLELRGLGREVLLYVHHRILEAMRASAQVTPQELPIFPYARIVYTYSLEFLTQASARSILQNGLAQVFYSEMSFAPQEHLVYTIGESAAVGSAGVVLWGDNTFSKSKASCEAVKSYIDETLGPYLVNVTSAAVLCSQTMCSSQGRCHRKDPESRSYLHLDPAEWKVASEEKPGGRRNYRVSALSDGLKVQLTKSAFQCRCYPGWGGKDCSKPTERR, from the exons ATGTGGTCTTTTCATCCCAAGATGCTGTTCCTCTTAAATCTGATCGGCCTCATTTCTGGGCTTCGGGCTGCATCAACCTTCTCCCACTTTCCTTTCCTCACCCTGTGGAACGCCCCCACTGAGATCTGCTCTTCTCAGTACGGCGTGGACCTTGACTTGGGGATGTTCAACAtcatccagaaccagaaccaaacctTTATGGGTGAAAATATTACCATCCTGTACGCTGATAAGCTCGGTCTCTACCCGAGATACTCGGACAAGGGGGTGGCTATGAATGGAGGGGTTCCACAGAACAGCAGCCTCGATAAACACCTCAGGGTTGCACGAGAAAATATCACCACCTTTATCCCTAAAAGGGATTTCCAGGGCCTGGGTGTTGTGGACTGGGAGAGTTGGAGACCTGTGTGGGAGAGAAACTGGGACAAGAAACAGGTGTACTGGGAGGGTTCGAAAGCACTGGTGAAGTCCAAACATCCAGACTGGAGTCCTGCTCAGGTACAAGCCGCTGCACGAGCAGAGTTCCAGCAGTCGGGGAGAAAATTCATGGAGGAAACTTTAAAACTGGGGCAGGAGATGAGGCCAAACGGTTTGTGGGGCTTTTACGGGTTTCCCAACTGCTACAACTATTAcagcaacaaaagcagaaactaCACCGGGGAGTGTCCCGCCGTGGAGCTCAAGAGGAACGATGAGCTGTCGTGGCTGTGGAACGTCTCCTCCGCTCTGTATCCTGACATCTACCTCAGCCTGGAGCTCCGAGGCCTCGGCAGAGAAGTGCTCCTCTACGTTCACCACCGCATCCTGGAGGCCATGAGGGCCTCGGCTCAGGTGACCCCGCAGGAGCTGCCCATCTTCCCCTACGCTCGCATCGTCTACACCTACTCACTGGAGTTCCTCACGCAGGCAAGTGCAAGATCCATCCTCCAAAATGGTCTGGCCCAAGTGTTTTACTCTGAAATGTCTTTTGCCCCGCAGGAACATCTGGTTTACACGATCGGAGAGAGCGCTGCTGTCGGATCTGCGGGGGTGGTGCTCTGGGGTGACAATACTTTCTCTAAATCTAAG GCTTCCTGTGAGGCAGTCAAATCCTACATCGACGAGACTTTAGGTCCTTATCTGGTCAATGTGACGTCGGCTGCGGTTCTCTGCAGTCAGACCATGTGCTCCTCTCAGGGACGGTGCCACAGGAAGGACCCGGAGTCCCGGTCCTACCTCCACCTTGACCCCGCTGAGTGGAAGGTGGCGTCTGAGGAGAAACCAGGAGGAAGGAGAAACTACAGGGTTTCAGCGCTGAGCGACGGGCTCAAAGTTCAGCTCACGAAGTCTGCGTTTCAGTGCAGGTGTTACCCCGGGTGGGGCGGTAAGGACTGCTCCAAGCCCACTGAGAGacgttaa